The nucleotide window TGTTTTTTCAGGAAACATTGTGGGATGATGGCCGCCCAATACGATTTTGCACTGCGGATAAAACTTTTTAATAATTTGAGCCGTTTTTAACGCCTGGTTGCAATAGGCTGTAAACAAAGATGAGATGCCAACTAAAAAGGGTTCTTTTTCCCTGATTTTTGTTCCGATATGTTCATAAGAGTATCCAAAATGCCTGAATTCATGGAACAGGGAAAACGCGGATACATCCTTTTGTCCATAAAAAGGTTTAAGATAGGAAAACTCTTCAGGATATTCAATTGTTTTTGATTTGCCGGTTGCAAGGGCATCAAGGATTTCAACATCAAATCCTCTTTTTTTGATACAGGCTGCAATGGAGGCAAGTCCGTAGGGCAGGGTTCTTTTTTTTGTCAGATAAAAATCTTCTATGGGCGGTTGAACCAGAATAACTTTTGATGGATTCATATCAAACCCGTCTATTTAACCTTTGGAAATTTAAGAATGAAAATCAGGGTTACAACAGGGATAAATGCTGAATAAAAAAGAACATTTTCAAGGCCGTAAATATCGGCCAGTTTGCCGACTATAGGCGACAATGCACCCCCAAGGCCATATGCAAACCCCATCATCAGGCTTGATACCATGGACCTGGATTTGGGGGCTAATTTTTGCGCCATTACCACTCCAAGGGGAAGTGATGCCAGAACCGCAAATCCGGCAAGAAAAGATCCGAGATAAACAAACTGGCCCGGAAGATAAAGATATAATAAAAGGGCCGGGGTCATAAAGGCATGGGAAACAAAAAAGATTTTTTTAAAATCCGTTCTGTCGGCCATCCAGCCTGCCAGAAGGCCGCTGAAAGTGCCTGCCAGAATAAACAGAGAAAAAATCAATCCCACGGAAACAAGATTATGGCCTTTGTCAGTCAGGTAAATGGGCATAAAGGTCATAAATGTTTGCCCGGTTACCGCCCGAAGAACCATCACCAGCCATATCAGGAAAATGGATTTGTATACTTTGCCAAGGGTATCTTTAATAGACCCGAAAAATCCCAGATGGGAAAGGTTCTCGCTGACGGGAACCGGCAGGTATTTGATACAGAACAGCAGAGCAAAGGCGCCTAAAACAAGAGTGTAGGGCATTTGTTCAAGGCCAAATCGACCCACATACCAAGTGATAAATACCGGGCCCAGTGCAAAGGCAAGGATTCCTCCTGTGTTGTAAATGGACAGGCAGAATCCTGTGCGGTTGCCGGCATATAGGGGCACCATGCCTGTTGTGGCTGGATGAAAAATTGATGACCCGATTGACCCTATGCAAAGAACCGTCATCAGTACCCAGAAATTTGGGGCAATGCCTGAAAACGGGATAAAGAAAAAGGCTAAAAAGAGTCCTGCAAGCACAAAGCTTCTGGTTTCATACCTGTCCGCAAGATATCCGGTTACAGGTTGTACAATAAAAGAAAGAAGCCTTATCATTCCGGTTATCAAGCCGACCTGGGCAAGGGTTAAATCCAGCTTGTCAACAAAAGCAGGCAATAACGGGGCAAAAAAGGAAGAATAAAAATCACCGGCAAAATGAATCAGGGTTAAGACAAAAATAATATTGTAATTAACCGTGTTATCATTGGATTTGATTTGGGTCATGGCGGCTAATGTTTTGTTCTGTTGATCGAGGCCTGAATCCAGCCCTCATGTTTAACAAATTGATCACAAAGACGATAGACTGCATAACAGGTTTTTAAAAGGCTTTGTGTATGGGTTGTGATTTTTTTCAT belongs to Desulfobacula toluolica Tol2 and includes:
- a CDS encoding MFS transporter translates to MTQIKSNDNTVNYNIIFVLTLIHFAGDFYSSFFAPLLPAFVDKLDLTLAQVGLITGMIRLLSFIVQPVTGYLADRYETRSFVLAGLFLAFFFIPFSGIAPNFWVLMTVLCIGSIGSSIFHPATTGMVPLYAGNRTGFCLSIYNTGGILAFALGPVFITWYVGRFGLEQMPYTLVLGAFALLFCIKYLPVPVSENLSHLGFFGSIKDTLGKVYKSIFLIWLVMVLRAVTGQTFMTFMPIYLTDKGHNLVSVGLIFSLFILAGTFSGLLAGWMADRTDFKKIFFVSHAFMTPALLLYLYLPGQFVYLGSFLAGFAVLASLPLGVVMAQKLAPKSRSMVSSLMMGFAYGLGGALSPIVGKLADIYGLENVLFYSAFIPVVTLIFILKFPKVK